Proteins found in one Angustibacter sp. Root456 genomic segment:
- a CDS encoding peptidylprolyl isomerase: protein MPIDRDRERAKRRYAKRQAALQARAARQRRNQQVFGAVVAVLVVAAGAYLLTRLTGGDGSPATATSPSPSASASASASSTPTSTRSAQSFPSPPPSSLAAGAQWTAKLATSAGDITLQLDGKKAPQTVSSFVFLSQKNFYDDTTCHRLTTQGIYVLQCGDPTGTGTGGPGYQYGIENAPSDGHYPAGTVAMARSSDPNSNGSQFFLVYKDTTLPTEGGGYTIFGKVTQGLDVLQQIAAKGTADGSGDGAPKQTVTINSIKVAKQ from the coding sequence GTGCCGATCGACCGTGACCGCGAGCGGGCGAAGCGTCGCTACGCCAAGCGCCAGGCCGCGCTGCAGGCTCGCGCCGCCCGGCAGCGCCGCAACCAGCAGGTCTTCGGTGCCGTCGTCGCCGTGCTCGTCGTGGCGGCCGGTGCCTACCTGCTCACCCGGCTCACCGGTGGTGACGGCTCGCCCGCCACCGCCACCTCGCCGTCCCCCTCAGCGTCGGCGTCGGCGTCGGCGTCGAGCACTCCGACATCGACCCGATCTGCCCAGTCCTTCCCCTCGCCGCCGCCGTCCTCCCTGGCGGCCGGGGCGCAGTGGACCGCGAAGCTGGCCACGAGCGCGGGCGACATCACCTTGCAGCTCGACGGCAAGAAGGCGCCGCAGACCGTCTCGTCGTTCGTGTTCCTCAGCCAGAAGAACTTCTACGACGACACCACCTGCCACCGGCTCACCACGCAGGGCATCTACGTGCTGCAGTGCGGCGACCCCACGGGCACGGGCACCGGCGGCCCCGGCTACCAGTACGGCATCGAGAACGCGCCCTCCGACGGGCACTACCCGGCCGGCACGGTGGCGATGGCGCGCTCGAGCGACCCGAACTCCAACGGCAGCCAGTTCTTCCTGGTGTACAAGGACACCACGCTGCCCACCGAGGGTGGCGGGTACACGATCTTCGGCAAGGTGACCCAGGGTCTCGACGTGCTGCAGCAGATCGCGGCCAAGGGCACGGCTGATGGCAGCGGTGACGGCGCCCCCAAGCAGACCGTGACGATCAACAGCATCAAGGTGGCGAAGCAGTGA
- a CDS encoding DUF349 domain-containing protein, producing MSDEQTTAGSTPDGLDDSERAAAGAPTPEPTPEPTPEPTPEPTPAPTSAPTPATVAARPAAPSPRPAPPAAAARPASAEAMRFGRVADDGTVYVRTADGEREVGSYPGASPEEALAYFARKYDELAAQVELFEQRLTAADVPVGEIDSSLAKLRTAMSDVRAVGDLDALAGRVEALGPVAAAKRKEAEAAREQAREQARARRTALVEEAEKIAAVPAERTQWRTDGQRMRELFETWQAEQRAAGGKRGGTPAPTAGETPAVRLDRRSEEELWKRFSHARTAFDRKRRQHFAHLDEQHGEAKAAKEKLVKEAEALQGSTDWGPTAAAYKRLMDRWRTAGRAARKDDDELWQRFRAAQDAFFAARHAVQAEQDAEFSANLQVKEQLLVEAEALVPVTDLDAAKSALRDIQDRWEAAGKVPRGDLERVERRLRAVEQAVRQVEDARWRNTNPEARARAQSAVDQLENAIADLEADLKKAHDQGKAKRVAEAEAAIAARREWLEQARKALQDFGG from the coding sequence GTGAGCGACGAGCAGACGACCGCCGGCAGCACCCCGGACGGCCTCGACGACAGCGAGCGCGCGGCTGCAGGCGCCCCCACGCCCGAGCCCACGCCCGAGCCCACGCCCGAGCCCACGCCCGAGCCCACGCCCGCACCGACGTCGGCCCCCACTCCGGCGACCGTGGCCGCCCGGCCCGCCGCACCCTCGCCACGGCCCGCGCCCCCCGCTGCCGCAGCGCGTCCGGCGTCCGCCGAAGCCATGCGGTTCGGCCGCGTCGCCGATGACGGCACGGTCTACGTGCGCACCGCAGACGGCGAACGCGAGGTCGGCTCCTACCCCGGCGCCTCACCTGAGGAGGCCCTGGCCTACTTCGCGCGCAAGTACGACGAGCTGGCCGCGCAGGTGGAGCTGTTCGAGCAGCGCCTCACCGCTGCCGACGTCCCCGTCGGCGAGATCGACTCGAGCCTGGCCAAGCTGCGCACGGCGATGAGCGACGTCCGGGCCGTCGGCGACCTGGACGCGCTGGCCGGGCGGGTGGAGGCGCTCGGGCCCGTGGCCGCAGCCAAGCGCAAGGAGGCTGAGGCGGCGCGCGAGCAGGCCCGCGAGCAGGCTCGCGCCCGGCGTACCGCGTTGGTCGAGGAGGCGGAGAAGATCGCCGCGGTCCCGGCCGAGCGCACGCAGTGGCGCACGGACGGTCAGCGCATGCGCGAGCTCTTCGAGACCTGGCAGGCCGAGCAGCGGGCGGCCGGCGGCAAGCGTGGCGGCACCCCCGCACCGACGGCCGGTGAGACGCCCGCGGTGCGACTCGACCGTCGCAGCGAGGAAGAGCTCTGGAAGCGCTTCAGCCACGCCCGCACGGCGTTCGACCGCAAGCGCCGGCAGCACTTCGCCCACCTCGACGAGCAGCACGGGGAGGCCAAGGCTGCCAAGGAGAAGCTGGTCAAGGAGGCCGAGGCTCTGCAGGGCTCGACCGACTGGGGACCCACCGCCGCGGCGTACAAGCGGCTGATGGACCGCTGGCGCACGGCCGGCCGAGCTGCCCGCAAGGACGACGACGAGCTGTGGCAGCGGTTTCGCGCCGCCCAGGACGCGTTCTTCGCGGCACGCCACGCCGTCCAGGCCGAGCAGGATGCCGAGTTCTCGGCGAACCTGCAGGTCAAGGAGCAGCTGCTCGTCGAGGCCGAGGCGCTCGTACCCGTGACCGACCTCGACGCCGCGAAGTCGGCGCTGCGCGACATCCAGGACCGCTGGGAGGCGGCAGGCAAGGTGCCGCGCGGCGACCTCGAGCGGGTCGAGCGGCGGCTGCGGGCGGTGGAGCAGGCGGTGCGGCAGGTCGAGGACGCCCGCTGGCGCAACACCAATCCCGAGGCGCGGGCTCGCGCCCAGAGTGCCGTCGACCAGCTAGAGAACGCCATCGCCGACCTCGAGGCCGACCTGAAGAAGGCGCACGACCAGGGCAAGGCCAAGCGCGTCGCCGAGGCCGAGGCGGCGATCGCGGCTCGCCGCGAGTGGCTCGAGCAGGCTCGCAAGGCGCTGCAGGACTTCGGCGGCTGA
- a CDS encoding diguanylate cyclase, whose protein sequence is MPDPSEPPWLRDLELTVGSYDAVAVAAQQWLEQHAAHADAVVVRRVELVDAAVSTRRGLLEDGATQMREIRQWAVDRGEAYLHARAERVLGVLLRRAGESTASLEHAVAAVNVLPAETHPTVLADHLVCLGDALALSGSIDEALEEYLRAEQLARACDHDELYLLALNNRTYTLYEDARLDEAVLLADELVAATLEVTGELPLHTLDTAASIYAAAGRLEEAERLFAMVEFTDDVAPEDASETLLSLARVRRQRGDLDGARQTLARVAAVCEGQHLGAVEIRALSEWAELSAATGDYQRAFEQYKQYHERLLAQRVVEQEARARMMQAIFQTSQARAESERFREMSYRDPLTKLRNRRYVDEHLSELIDTQLAEGRSLAVAFIDLDLFKRINDTCSHEAGDEVLRRVAAVLDGATRHAAGGFSARMGGEEFLVALPDHDRASAEERLEDLRRAVEDIDWDGTTCGLPVTVSIGCATAPDDGVERLLLLGAADRRLYAAKDAGRNRVVSLR, encoded by the coding sequence GTGCCTGACCCGTCCGAGCCCCCGTGGCTGCGTGATCTCGAGCTGACCGTCGGCTCGTACGACGCGGTGGCCGTGGCCGCCCAGCAGTGGCTGGAGCAGCACGCGGCGCACGCCGACGCGGTGGTGGTGCGCCGTGTCGAGCTCGTCGACGCGGCCGTCAGCACCCGTCGGGGCCTGCTCGAGGACGGCGCGACCCAGATGCGCGAGATCCGCCAGTGGGCGGTCGACCGCGGGGAGGCGTACCTGCACGCGCGCGCCGAGCGCGTGCTCGGCGTCCTGCTGCGGCGGGCCGGGGAGTCCACGGCGAGCCTCGAGCACGCGGTAGCAGCCGTCAACGTCCTGCCGGCGGAAACGCACCCGACGGTGCTCGCCGACCACCTGGTCTGCCTGGGTGACGCCCTGGCGCTGAGCGGCTCGATCGACGAGGCCCTCGAGGAGTACCTGCGGGCCGAGCAGCTCGCGCGCGCGTGCGACCACGACGAGCTGTACCTGCTGGCCCTGAACAACCGCACGTACACGCTGTACGAGGACGCCCGACTCGACGAGGCGGTGCTGCTGGCCGACGAGCTGGTCGCGGCGACCCTCGAGGTCACCGGGGAGCTGCCGCTGCACACCCTCGACACCGCGGCCAGCATCTACGCCGCCGCGGGCCGGCTGGAGGAGGCCGAGCGGCTCTTCGCGATGGTCGAGTTCACCGACGACGTCGCGCCCGAGGACGCGTCCGAGACGCTGCTGTCGCTGGCCAGGGTGCGGCGCCAGCGCGGCGACCTGGACGGCGCACGCCAGACCCTGGCTCGGGTGGCCGCCGTCTGCGAGGGGCAGCATCTGGGCGCCGTCGAGATCCGGGCCCTCAGCGAGTGGGCTGAGCTCTCCGCGGCCACCGGGGACTACCAGCGGGCCTTCGAACAGTACAAGCAGTACCACGAACGACTACTCGCCCAACGCGTCGTCGAGCAGGAGGCGCGCGCCCGGATGATGCAGGCCATCTTCCAGACCTCGCAGGCTCGCGCCGAGAGCGAGCGGTTCCGCGAGATGTCGTACCGCGACCCGCTCACCAAGCTGCGCAACCGCCGGTACGTCGACGAGCACCTGAGCGAGCTCATCGACACTCAGCTGGCCGAGGGCCGCTCGCTCGCGGTGGCGTTCATCGACCTCGACCTGTTCAAGCGGATCAACGACACCTGCTCCCACGAGGCCGGAGACGAGGTGCTGCGCCGGGTCGCCGCGGTGCTGGACGGCGCCACGCGTCACGCGGCGGGCGGGTTCAGTGCGCGGATGGGCGGCGAAGAGTTCCTCGTGGCGCTGCCGGATCACGACCGGGCGAGCGCCGAGGAGCGTCTGGAGGACCTGCGCCGAGCGGTCGAGGACATCGACTGGGACGGCACGACCTGCGGGCTCCCGGTGACGGTGAGCATCGGCTGCGCCACGGCGCCCGACGACGGCGTCGAGCGGCTCCTGCTGCTGGGCGCCGCTGACCGCCGGCTCTACGCGGCCAAGGACGCGGGCCGCAACCGGGTCGTCAGCCTGCGCTGA
- a CDS encoding bifunctional (p)ppGpp synthetase/guanosine-3',5'-bis(diphosphate) 3'-pyrophosphohydrolase, producing MPIPTSSRVRARLHRLGGQRSPGNPVLEPLLRSVRTSHPKADVGLIERAYATAERAHEGQRRKSGDPYITHPLAVATILADLGMPEATLAAALLHDTVEDTDYTLDRLRADFGDEIAMLVDGVTKLDKVTYGEAAQAETVRKMVVAMARDIRVLVIKLADRLHNARTWRYVSVESAQRKARETLEIYAPLAHRLGMNTIKWELEDLSFATLYPKVYDEIVRLVSERAPAREEYLAKVREQVTADLRSAKLKATVTGRPKHYYSIYQKMIVRGRDFEDIYDLVGVRVLVESVRDCYAALGALHARWNPVPGRFKDYIAMPKFNMYQSLHTTVIGPSGKPVEIQIRTFTMHRRAEFGVAAHWKYKEQPSASGVVEGDTGATNDMAWLRQLLDWQRETADPGEFLDSLRFEINAREVYVFTPKGDVVALPAGSTTVDFAYAVHTEVGHRTIGGRVNGRLVPLESTLENGDVVEVLTSKAASAGPSRDWLSFVRSPRARNKIRQWFSKERREEAIDRGKDEIAKVMRKQHLPIQRLMSHEALIAIADELRYPDIDGLYAAIGESHVSAQSVVAKLVQSLGGEEGASEDLAEATLPSRVSRRPRSGDPGVVVKGVDDLWVKLARCCTPVPGDPIMGFVTRGSGVSVHREDCSNVAGLRAQPDRVVEVEWAPSSATVFLVQIQVEALDRSRLLSDITRVLSDAHVNILSASVQTSRDRLAISRFAFEMGDPGHLGHVLNSVRRVDGVFDAYRLSGGRQTPTG from the coding sequence ATCCCGATTCCCACGTCGAGCCGCGTACGGGCCCGGTTGCACCGGCTCGGTGGGCAGCGCTCGCCGGGCAACCCGGTGCTCGAGCCACTGCTGCGGTCGGTGCGCACGTCGCACCCCAAGGCCGACGTCGGCCTGATCGAGCGGGCGTACGCCACTGCCGAGCGGGCCCACGAGGGCCAGCGTCGCAAGAGCGGCGACCCCTACATCACCCACCCGCTGGCCGTCGCCACCATCCTGGCCGACCTGGGCATGCCCGAGGCCACCCTCGCCGCTGCGCTGTTGCACGACACCGTCGAGGACACCGACTACACGCTCGACCGGCTGCGAGCCGACTTCGGCGACGAGATCGCGATGCTCGTCGACGGCGTCACCAAGCTCGACAAGGTCACCTACGGCGAGGCTGCCCAGGCCGAGACCGTGCGCAAGATGGTCGTGGCCATGGCGCGCGACATCCGCGTGCTCGTGATCAAGCTCGCCGACCGGCTGCACAACGCGCGCACGTGGCGCTACGTCAGCGTCGAGTCCGCTCAGCGCAAGGCCCGCGAGACGCTCGAGATCTACGCTCCGCTGGCCCACCGGCTCGGCATGAACACCATCAAGTGGGAGCTCGAGGACCTCTCGTTCGCCACGTTGTACCCCAAGGTCTACGACGAGATCGTCCGGCTCGTGAGCGAACGGGCACCAGCCCGCGAGGAGTACCTCGCGAAGGTGCGCGAGCAGGTCACCGCCGACCTGCGCAGCGCCAAGCTCAAGGCCACGGTGACCGGCCGACCGAAGCACTACTACTCGATCTACCAGAAGATGATCGTGCGCGGTCGCGACTTCGAGGACATCTACGACCTCGTGGGCGTGCGCGTGCTGGTGGAGTCCGTGCGCGACTGCTACGCGGCGCTCGGCGCCTTGCACGCGCGGTGGAACCCGGTGCCTGGCCGGTTCAAGGACTACATCGCGATGCCCAAGTTCAACATGTACCAGTCGTTGCACACGACGGTCATCGGGCCGAGCGGCAAGCCGGTCGAGATCCAGATCCGCACCTTCACGATGCACCGGCGCGCAGAGTTCGGCGTCGCCGCGCACTGGAAGTACAAGGAGCAGCCGTCGGCCTCCGGGGTCGTGGAGGGCGACACCGGCGCGACCAACGACATGGCCTGGCTGCGTCAGCTGCTCGACTGGCAGCGGGAGACGGCCGACCCGGGGGAGTTCCTCGACTCGCTGCGCTTCGAGATCAACGCGCGTGAGGTCTATGTCTTCACCCCCAAGGGTGACGTGGTGGCGTTGCCGGCCGGGTCCACGACCGTCGACTTCGCCTACGCGGTGCACACCGAGGTGGGTCACCGCACCATCGGTGGCCGGGTCAACGGCCGCCTCGTGCCGCTCGAGAGCACGCTGGAGAACGGCGACGTGGTCGAGGTGCTCACCTCCAAGGCCGCGAGCGCGGGGCCGAGCCGCGACTGGTTGAGCTTCGTCAGAAGCCCCCGCGCGCGCAACAAGATCCGTCAGTGGTTCAGCAAGGAGCGCCGCGAAGAGGCGATCGACCGCGGCAAGGACGAGATCGCGAAGGTGATGCGCAAGCAGCACCTGCCGATCCAGCGCCTGATGTCCCACGAGGCGCTCATCGCCATCGCCGACGAGCTGCGGTACCCCGACATCGACGGCCTGTACGCCGCGATCGGCGAGAGCCACGTGTCGGCGCAGAGCGTCGTCGCCAAGCTCGTGCAGTCCCTCGGCGGCGAGGAGGGCGCGAGCGAGGACCTCGCCGAGGCGACTTTGCCGAGCCGCGTCTCGCGCCGCCCGCGCAGCGGTGACCCGGGCGTCGTCGTCAAGGGCGTCGACGACCTGTGGGTCAAGCTCGCGCGCTGCTGCACCCCCGTGCCGGGCGACCCGATCATGGGGTTCGTGACGCGGGGCAGCGGCGTCTCGGTGCACCGCGAGGACTGCTCGAACGTCGCGGGGCTGCGCGCGCAGCCCGACCGGGTCGTGGAGGTCGAGTGGGCGCCGTCGTCCGCCACGGTGTTCCTCGTGCAGATCCAGGTGGAGGCGCTCGACCGGTCGCGGTTGCTGTCGGACATCACGCGCGTGCTGTCCGACGCACACGTCAACATCCTGTCGGCGAGCGTGCAGACGTCCCGCGACCGCCTGGCCATCTCCCGTTTCGCCTTCGAGATGGGCGACCCCGGTCACCTGGGCCACGTGCTCAACAGCGTGCGGAGGGTCGATGGCGTGTTCGACGCCTACCGGCTCTCCGGTGGTCGCCAGACACCCACGGGGTGA
- a CDS encoding adenine phosphoribosyltransferase, which produces MTDEPVAELLRRLVRDVPDFPQPGVVFKDIAPLLADGAAFAAVIGHFADRYRERVDAVVGIEARGFMLAAPLAIELGVGFVPVRKAGKLPGQTHQVSYDLEYGTASVEVQVDAFTPGQRVLVLDDVLATGGTAEASCELVEKAGAEVVELAMLMELSFLRGRERLPGRAVHSLLTV; this is translated from the coding sequence GTGACCGACGAGCCGGTCGCCGAGCTGCTGCGGCGGCTGGTCCGCGACGTCCCGGACTTCCCGCAGCCCGGCGTGGTGTTCAAGGACATCGCGCCCCTGCTCGCTGACGGTGCGGCGTTCGCCGCGGTGATCGGGCACTTCGCCGACCGCTATCGCGAGCGGGTCGACGCCGTCGTGGGCATCGAGGCACGCGGCTTCATGCTGGCGGCGCCGCTGGCGATCGAGCTGGGCGTCGGGTTCGTGCCGGTGCGCAAAGCCGGCAAGCTCCCCGGCCAGACGCATCAGGTGAGCTACGACCTCGAGTACGGCACCGCGTCGGTGGAGGTGCAGGTCGACGCCTTCACTCCTGGCCAGCGCGTGCTGGTGCTGGACGACGTGCTGGCCACCGGCGGCACGGCCGAGGCTTCGTGCGAGCTGGTCGAGAAGGCGGGCGCTGAGGTCGTCGAGCTCGCGATGCTCATGGAGCTGTCGTTCCTGCGCGGCCGCGAGCGCCTGCCCGGACGCGCTGTCCACAGCCTGCTGACGGTATGA
- the secF gene encoding protein translocase subunit SecF, protein MFDFARFGNQLYTGERSLEVVHRQKTWYAISAVLLIISFAALGVRGLTLGLEFTGGSEFRISNAKTTSDIPGARAVGEVVPSSDAKVAQVGANSVRVQTDKLSDAQTDEVRDKLAEAYGVPVDEVTASYVGPSWGQTVSQKALQGLIVFLILVAAVISLYFRNWKVAVAAIVALLHDLIITVGIYALVGFEVTPASVIGFLTILGYSLYDTVVVFDKVRENTAHLTTQTRRTYSEAANLAVNQTLVRSINTSVVALLPVGSILFIGAFLLGAGTLKDLSLALFVGIATGTYSSVFIATPLLADLREREPEMVALRKRVLSRRQEPAVRETRPVGGTQPAASGGAATAVLDRTDTAPDDDPRGVRATGPRNQPRRKNTRKRR, encoded by the coding sequence ATGTTCGACTTCGCCCGGTTCGGCAACCAGCTCTACACCGGCGAGCGGTCGCTGGAGGTCGTGCACCGCCAGAAGACCTGGTACGCCATCTCCGCCGTCCTGCTCATCATCTCGTTCGCCGCGCTCGGCGTGCGCGGGCTGACGCTCGGCCTGGAGTTCACCGGCGGCTCGGAGTTCCGGATCTCCAACGCCAAGACGACGAGCGACATCCCCGGCGCCCGGGCGGTCGGCGAGGTCGTCCCCAGCTCGGACGCCAAGGTCGCCCAGGTCGGCGCCAACTCGGTGCGCGTGCAGACCGACAAGCTGTCGGACGCCCAGACCGACGAGGTGCGCGACAAGCTGGCCGAGGCCTACGGCGTCCCCGTCGACGAGGTCACGGCCTCGTACGTCGGCCCGTCGTGGGGCCAGACGGTGTCGCAGAAGGCGCTGCAGGGCCTCATCGTCTTCCTGATCCTGGTCGCCGCGGTCATCTCGCTGTACTTCCGCAACTGGAAGGTGGCCGTCGCCGCCATCGTGGCGCTGCTGCACGACCTCATCATCACGGTCGGCATCTACGCCCTGGTCGGCTTCGAGGTGACGCCGGCGTCGGTGATCGGCTTCCTGACGATCCTCGGGTACTCGCTCTACGACACCGTGGTCGTCTTCGACAAGGTGCGCGAGAACACCGCACACCTGACCACGCAGACCCGCCGCACGTACTCCGAGGCCGCGAACCTGGCCGTCAACCAGACGCTCGTGCGCTCCATCAACACCTCGGTGGTGGCGCTGCTGCCGGTCGGCTCGATCCTGTTCATCGGCGCCTTCCTGCTCGGCGCCGGCACGCTGAAGGACCTCTCGCTGGCGCTCTTCGTGGGTATCGCCACCGGCACGTACTCGTCGGTCTTCATCGCGACGCCGCTGCTGGCCGACCTGCGCGAGCGCGAGCCCGAGATGGTGGCGCTGCGCAAGCGCGTGCTGTCGCGGCGGCAGGAGCCCGCCGTCCGCGAGACGCGCCCGGTCGGCGGCACGCAGCCGGCGGCGTCCGGTGGTGCGGCCACCGCCGTGCTCGACCGGACCGACACGGCCCCGGACGACGACCCGCGGGGCGTGCGGGCCACCGGCCCCCGCAACCAGCCGCGTCGCAAGAACACCCGGAAGCGCCGGTGA
- the secD gene encoding protein translocase subunit SecD, producing the protein MAGPSSKRHGRPGRTMLALVGLVVILAGIIGAQVKWADGAQWTPRLGLDLEGGTQIILEPVVQGGGKVTAETLQQSVDIIRARVDGSGVGEAEITTEGGRNIVVAVPGKIDDRQRQLIKQSSQLRFRAVLAAAPAQTAPAPTATSTGSPSATSPSGTATKPAASATPTATGNATPSSQQRGLPQALVKGSTTTPTPTASAKPSGGATPSATPTDPSDPAWITPELEQKFLALDCTDTTALQGSTDDPKKPLVTCSSDRTEKYILGPVEVDGTDIKDASAGLQPTQNGGTSTTWEVRLNFDSQGANKFLDVTKRLYTLPEPRNRFGIVLDGLVISAPSANEPIAGGSASITGNFTQQSAMALANQLKYGALPLSFQVQTEEQISPLLGAEQLQRGLLAGLIGLLLVILYSLFQYRALGFVTVASLVVAGVITYEMVVLLGNSAGLRLSLAGVTGLIVSIGVTADSFIVYFERVRDEVREGRSLRAAVETGWRRARRTILAADAINFLAAVVLYVLAAGGVRGFAYTLGLATIIDVVVVMLFTHPLLSVLARTKFFGQGHRWSGLDPERLGTGISLGVKANLGTIASRRAAAAASTRQDA; encoded by the coding sequence GTGGCTGGACCCAGCAGCAAGCGCCACGGCCGTCCCGGCCGCACCATGCTCGCCCTCGTCGGGCTCGTGGTGATCCTGGCCGGCATCATCGGCGCCCAGGTCAAGTGGGCGGACGGCGCGCAGTGGACGCCGCGCCTCGGCCTCGACCTCGAGGGCGGCACGCAGATCATCCTCGAGCCGGTCGTCCAAGGTGGCGGCAAGGTGACCGCCGAGACCCTGCAGCAGTCGGTCGACATCATCCGTGCCCGCGTCGACGGCAGCGGCGTCGGCGAGGCCGAGATCACCACCGAGGGCGGCCGCAACATCGTCGTCGCGGTGCCCGGCAAGATCGACGACCGCCAGCGCCAGCTCATCAAGCAGTCCTCGCAGCTGCGGTTCCGCGCCGTGCTCGCGGCCGCTCCGGCCCAGACGGCGCCGGCACCGACGGCCACGTCGACGGGCAGCCCCTCGGCGACGAGCCCCTCCGGCACGGCGACGAAGCCGGCCGCGAGCGCGACGCCCACCGCCACGGGCAACGCCACGCCGTCCAGCCAGCAGCGCGGCCTGCCGCAGGCGCTGGTGAAGGGTTCCACGACGACGCCGACCCCGACGGCGTCCGCGAAGCCGTCCGGCGGCGCGACGCCGTCCGCCACGCCCACCGACCCGAGCGACCCGGCCTGGATCACCCCTGAGCTCGAGCAGAAGTTCCTCGCGCTCGACTGCACCGACACCACGGCGCTGCAGGGCAGCACCGACGACCCGAAGAAGCCGCTGGTCACCTGCTCGTCCGACCGCACCGAGAAGTACATCCTCGGGCCGGTCGAGGTCGACGGCACCGATATCAAGGACGCCAGCGCCGGTCTGCAGCCGACGCAGAACGGCGGGACCTCCACCACGTGGGAGGTGCGACTCAACTTCGACAGCCAGGGCGCCAACAAGTTCCTCGACGTCACCAAGCGCCTGTACACCCTGCCCGAGCCGCGCAACCGCTTCGGCATCGTGCTCGACGGCCTGGTCATCTCCGCTCCGAGCGCGAACGAGCCCATCGCCGGCGGCTCGGCTTCGATCACCGGCAACTTCACCCAGCAGTCGGCGATGGCCCTGGCCAACCAGCTGAAGTACGGCGCGCTGCCGCTGTCGTTCCAGGTGCAGACCGAAGAGCAGATCAGCCCGCTGCTCGGCGCCGAGCAGCTGCAACGCGGCCTGCTCGCGGGCCTCATCGGACTGTTGCTCGTGATCCTGTACTCGTTGTTCCAGTACCGCGCGCTCGGTTTCGTCACCGTGGCCTCGCTGGTGGTGGCGGGAGTGATCACCTACGAGATGGTCGTGCTGCTCGGCAACTCCGCCGGCCTGCGGCTGTCGCTCGCCGGCGTCACGGGTCTGATCGTCTCGATCGGTGTCACCGCCGACTCGTTCATCGTGTACTTCGAGCGCGTGCGCGACGAGGTGCGTGAGGGACGCAGCCTGCGCGCTGCCGTCGAGACCGGCTGGCGACGGGCCCGGCGCACGATCCTCGCCGCCGACGCCATCAACTTCCTCGCCGCGGTCGTGCTGTACGTGCTCGCCGCCGGTGGGGTTCGCGGCTTCGCCTACACCCTCGGCCTGGCCACGATCATCGACGTCGTCGTGGTCATGCTGTTCACGCACCCGCTTCTGTCGGTGCTGGCTCGAACGAAGTTCTTCGGGCAGGGCCACCGCTGGAGCGGGCTCGATCCCGAGCGCCTGGGCACCGGCATCAGCCTCGGCGTCAAGGCCAACCTGGGCACGATCGCCTCCCGCCGCGCGGCTGCCGCCGCCTCGACCCGTCAGGACGCGTGA
- the yajC gene encoding preprotein translocase subunit YajC: protein MKASDLLIFALPVLLLLFLFTSQRKRQRQFTDLQATLQPGQDVLTTSGLYARIVSIDDTVAVLETAPGQTVRWDRRAIASVVPAPGATPPPDLGPTAEPDAPTGEK, encoded by the coding sequence GTGAAAGCCTCAGACCTGCTGATCTTCGCCCTGCCTGTGCTGCTCCTGCTGTTCCTGTTCACCTCGCAGCGCAAGCGGCAGCGCCAGTTCACCGACCTGCAGGCGACGCTGCAGCCCGGGCAGGACGTGCTCACGACCTCCGGGCTCTACGCGCGCATCGTGTCGATCGACGACACCGTCGCCGTGCTGGAGACCGCGCCCGGGCAGACCGTGCGCTGGGATCGGCGGGCGATCGCCAGCGTCGTCCCCGCGCCCGGGGCGACCCCGCCGCCCGACCTCGGGCCGACCGCAGAGCCTGACGCACCCACCGGCGAGAAGTGA